The genomic stretch CCAGGAAGCCAATCAGCATGTTGTCCCGGATGGGGATAAGATCTTCCCTGGACAGGTGCTGCGCATACCTCGTAATTTCTGATTGCTCTTTATGCTGGCTGACAGCCTGCGGTTGCAGCAAGATAACGTCAGCCAGCAGCGCAACAGGTTATGGAAGCGACGACAGTGAAGAACATTTCATTATTCTGAGCCTATTGTATCAGCTAATCAAGGCCTTGCATTTTTAAGCTTGGCAGAGGCAATTTCCCGTAACATATTGAACATGGCTCCGGGTTTTGCCGTACTGAATCCTGCAAGGATTTCTGAACCGCCGCCAAAAGGACGGGAGATTTTCCCCCGAGTCATCCCGAACATACAGGGTTTAAAAGCCTTTTTCCCCCTGACGATTATCCCGCCCCGTAACAGCGCTCTTGACACACGATTAAACGACACAGGCACCGGAAAGATCTTTTCTCTCATGTGTTCATACATGGCGATGAGATTTCATATCGGCGGTGAAGTTTTTCTGAAGCTGTTGATTCACAGAGCAGCAAGATGAAAAATCCTCTGGCACAGTCCGATCCATATAAAACTGCTGCAATTTCTTATTTACTTTTTGTATTAATCATGGTTCGTTACCATGAGTTGGCAAGTCACGTCATCTCCCTCCTCCCAAAAAAGAACTTTTCCACAGAAACAATATCAATATGAATTTTAAAGAATTAAGTATCAAAAAGGCAACATCCGAACATCTCACGGACATCTTCAACCTTGCTCGATCACTGAGCCTTCAACGAATGCCCTCTGATCAGTCTGAACGACTTGGGTTTCTGGTGTCAGAATTTACAAAAGAAGATTACTTATCCTATATTGAGAAAGCGGATCATTTTTATGTGTTGTACCAGGGGTATGGTCTCTGCGGTTTTTTATACGCCTATTCCAGTGACCTGATTGCCAGCGACGAATGGATGAATCAGCTTATCAAGTCTACGCATCCCGCCCCCTTTGTTTTAATAAAGCAGATATGTATTCAACCTGACTTAATGGGAAAAAGGTTGGCGACGCATCTTTATCAGCATCTTTTTCAACAAACGACTGACTGTCCGTTGTTCACGGTGATTGTTACTGAGCCGCATAATCAGCGTTCTGTGGAATTTCACAGGGGGCATGGTTTTAAGGAAGTGTTCCGGCGTACTCCGCCGGATGGGCTTCCTCGGGAGGTTTGGAAAAGAGAGCCTCAATAGGAGGACTGTCAGAACAAGCTACTTACTATTCTTTCGTTATAGTTGTGCCGTTGAAATAAAATAAACTCATCACCTCAATGCAAGGAGAGTGTTACAATGGAGAAAAAAATATTTTTATCACGTTGCACGAAAGAGTTTAAGAAAGAAAGCAGGGATCTTTACGATTTCTTTAAAATATATCCTGGCATTGGGGTCATTGAGCAGGAGACTTACGTCCAGATTCACGATCACAAACACACGTTAGAATCACTTTATGAATTAATCGATGAACATGATATTTTCATTCAACTCATCGGTAACAAAGCTGGTTCACCAGTAATTAATGATAGCAAAGATAGCAAGGACACTCTAACACCATTTTTAAAAAGTTGTGGACGTTATTTCGACGCGAAAGGAGCAGAAATAACAGACTTGGATCGTGATGATATTTGTAGACTTCTTATTGAAAATGCTAGACCATTTTCTAAAATATCGTACACACAATGGGAGATTTATATTGCTCTTCATCTTGAAAAACCGATCCTATGTTATGATCTTCGAGATAATAATCAGGCACAAAAATCTCATGTTGACTTACTAACTAAGGCTGGAATCGAAGTTTACAAAATAGATAAAGATAGACGTAAAGATACGTTGCATTTATGCGGAAAGATAATAAATGCCCTTAGTCAGCAACATTCAGAGTCTCCTGAAAACGGAAAGCTAAAAATCAAGCGTAACGATCCATACTTGCCCGCATGTCTTGATATTAGAGGGTCTATAGATTTTGTAGGCCGTATAAACGACCTGAAAGACCTTGATAACTGTCTGAAACAGGATGATAAAAAGAAAAAAAGAATTATTCAGGTTATTGCCGACGGAGGAACCGGAAAAACAAAATTGATAGCACGCTGGATTCATTCAAGAAGAATGGCTGCGTTGCCAGGAAAAACATCTCAAGATATCAAACTTTCTAAAAAGGAACTAAAATTCTTTCAAGAAGGCTCTGTTCTTGCTTACTCACTTTACAAACAGGGAACAAATCGGCTGACATCAGGCGATTCGAATGATTCAGGAAAAGCTGTTGTCGGCTCCACCATATGGCAGGAAGCAGGTAATAAATGGCTAAAAAGTGATCCTGATTTCAAAAAAATATTTAAAACAAGTGAAAAGAAATCTTCTGGGTGGAAGGCTAAAAAATTAGCTGAGACATTAAGAGAAAAAAGCATACTCCTGATCCTTGATGGCCTTGAGGCCGCACTAAGCCCTGCAAAAATCAAAGGAAAGCCTGAGTGGGTTGCACAAGATGACTTCCTTAATTACTTTCTTGAATTTATTTCAGGATATGAAAACAGTAAATGTATCGT from Candidatus Electrothrix communis encodes the following:
- a CDS encoding GNAT family N-acetyltransferase, producing the protein MNFKELSIKKATSEHLTDIFNLARSLSLQRMPSDQSERLGFLVSEFTKEDYLSYIEKADHFYVLYQGYGLCGFLYAYSSDLIASDEWMNQLIKSTHPAPFVLIKQICIQPDLMGKRLATHLYQHLFQQTTDCPLFTVIVTEPHNQRSVEFHRGHGFKEVFRRTPPDGLPREVWKREPQ